The Pueribacillus theae DNA window GGAAGTCGAAACGGGAAAGGCGGATCTGTTCATCGTGCTCGGCTCCTCGCTTACGGTTTCGCCCGCGAACTTTTTTCCTGTGGAAGCAAAAGAGAATGGAGCGAAACTTGTCATAGTCAATATGGAAGAAACCGACTATGATGACATGGCTGATCTCGTGATTCACGATCGAAAAATTGGTGAAGTGCTGCAAGAGGTTGACGAAGAATTAAATTAAATTTTTTAAATATTGAAAGGCGATGATTCAATTGGAAGAAAAGGATTATAACTTACTGGGAATCATTGCTGCTTTTTTTATGGTTGGAATGATGGGGACACGCCCTCTTGTCCCTTTGTATACGAAGGAATTGGGTGTCAGCTCTATAGAAATCGGCATCGTTGTTTCGATGTATCCATTGCTGTCTTTGTTTTTGGCTGTTCATATCGGGAAAGTAATCGACCGTATCGGAGTTAAAAAGCCGCTCATATGGAGTTCAATCATTGGCTCGCTGTCACTGATGCTTCCGTTCATAGCTACTAATTTTGCAGGGATCATTGCTTCTCAAATCATTGCCGGAATAACAATGACCTTTTTCGTCGTTGCGGCCCAAAGCTATGCTGGCCATTCATCAAAACCATCAAAACGAGAACAGAATATAATGAAATTCAGCATAGGTACTGCAATTGGGAGCTTTATCGGGCCGCTGTCCGGAGGATATCTTGCTGATTGGTTTTCATCATCGTTAACCTTTTTCATTCTTGGGGCTGTCAGCATTTTCTCCGCATTGTTGGCTCTTTTATTAACAGAATTTGAAGACGTTCAACCGGCAAAAAAGAGGCCTCCATTGGGAAACTTGTCATCAACTTTTCGTTTATTAAAAATTTCAAATGTGAGACGAGCGTTTTTGATTAGCTCGCTGATTTTATTGGGGAAAGACATGTTTACAGCTTATTTTCCTTTGTTGGCATTGGAGTTTGGCTTGAGCAGCTCCAGCATTGGCGTCATTGTATCGATCAATGCTTTGGCGGGGATTTTGATTCGTTGGTTCATGCCGCAGTTGATCGAATGGATTGGAAAAAGTAATGTGATCGTTATTTCTGTTTTCACTGCCGGTTTGTTATTTGTAAGTTTGCCATTTTTCCATCATGAGGTGATTCTCGGATGCTTATCGTTTCTTTTAGGGATGGG harbors:
- a CDS encoding MFS transporter yields the protein MEEKDYNLLGIIAAFFMVGMMGTRPLVPLYTKELGVSSIEIGIVVSMYPLLSLFLAVHIGKVIDRIGVKKPLIWSSIIGSLSLMLPFIATNFAGIIASQIIAGITMTFFVVAAQSYAGHSSKPSKREQNIMKFSIGTAIGSFIGPLSGGYLADWFSSSLTFFILGAVSIFSALLALLLTEFEDVQPAKKRPPLGNLSSTFRLLKISNVRRAFLISSLILLGKDMFTAYFPLLALEFGLSSSSIGVIVSINALAGILIRWFMPQLIEWIGKSNVIVISVFTAGLLFVSLPFFHHEVILGCLSFLLGMGLGIGQPLSISTTLNSLPKDRVAEGLGFRLTVNRFTQTTAPFVFGVVAHAFGMASVFYITGALILIGSTKTRINEELLEKGT